Genomic window (Bradyrhizobium sp. 186):
GGCGACGGCGTCTACCCCTATCAACGCGTGCTTCCGTTCGGCGACGGCCTGATCGGCCAATGCGCGCTCGACAGGCGCCCGCGCGTGGTCGCGGACATTCCTGCCGACGTGGTGCCGATCAATTCGGCGCTGCTCCGCGTCGCGCCGAAAAACCTAGTGGTGCTGCCGGTGCTGTTCGAAGGCCAGGTCAAGGCCGTGATCGAGCTGGCATCGCTCACCTCGTTCACGACCTCGCAGATGACCTTCCTCGAGCAGCTCACCGATTCCATCGGCATCGTGCTCAACTCGATCGAGGCGACGATGCAGACCGAAGGCCTGCTCAAGCAGTCGCAGCAGCTCGCCGGCGAGCTCCAGACCCAGCAGCGCGAGCTCCAGCAGACCAACGACCAGCTCGAGCAGAAGGCGCAGCAGCTCGCGGAGCGCAACGTCGAGGTCGAGCGCAAGAACCAGGAGATCGAGCAGGCCCGCCGCGCGCTGGAGGAAAAGGCGACCGAGCTTGCGCTGACCTCGAAGTACAAGTCCGAATTCCTGGCCAATATGAGCCACGAGCTGCGCACGCCGCTGAACTCCATCCTGATCCTCGGCCAGCAACTCACCGACAATCCTGACGGCAACCTCACGGGCAAGCAGGTCGAATTTGCCCGCACCATCCACGGCGCCGGCACCGACCTCCTCAACCTCATCAGCGACATTCTCGATCTCTCCAAGATCGAGTCCGGCACCGTGACGGTCGACGCCGAGGAGATCCTGACCGCGAACCTGCTCGATACCGTCGGGCGGCCGTTCCGGCACGAGGCCGAGAATCGCAACCTGTCGTTCAAGATCGACGTCGATCCGAACCTCGCGCGCAGCCTCGTCACCGACTCCAAGCGCCTGCAGCAGGTCTTGAAGAACCTGCTCTCCAACGCCTTCAAGTTCACCGCCGAAGGCGAGGTACGGTTGAAGGTCGCCGGTGCACTCGGCGGCTGGAGTACGGATCACGCGGTGCTGAATTCCGCACCGGCCGTGATCGCCTTCGAGGTGACCGACAGCGGGATCGGAATTCCGCTGGAGAAACAGAAGCTGATCTTCGAGGCGTTTCAGCAGGCGGATGCCGGCACCAGCCGCAAATACGGCGGCACCGGCCTTGGCCTTGCCATCAGCCGCGAGCTCGCGAGCCTGCTCGGCGGCGAGATCCACCTGCGCAGCGCGCCCGGCAAGGGCTCGATCTTCACGCTCTATCTGCCGCTGAAATATTCCGGCCCGACGCTCGCGCCGCGCGCCGCGCCGTCGCAACAATACAGCCAGCCGCCGGCACTTCAGCCGGCCGCGGCGCCCGAGCGTGTCATCGAGCAGCTTCCCGACGACCGGCTCAACCTCGAGCCCGGCGACAGCATCCTGCTGATCGTCGAGGACGACCCGCATTATGCGCGTGTGCTGGTCGATCTCGCCCGCGACAAGGGTTTCAAGGTCCTGGTCGCCGCGCGCGGCGCGGAAGCGCTCGAGCTTGCCAAACAGTACCAGCCGAGAGCCGTCTCGCTCGACGTGTTCCTGCCGGACATGCTCGGCTGGACGGTGCTGAGCCAGCTCAAGCACAATCCGCTGACTCGCCACATTCCCGTGCAGATCATCACGCTCGACGAGGACCGCCAGCATGCGCTCGCCCGTGGCGCCTTCTCCTTCGTCAACAAACCGACGACGACCGAAGGCGTCTCCGCCGCGCTGACGCAGATCAAGGAATATGCGCGTCCGCGGCGCAAGCGGCTCCTGATCGTCGAGGACAACGAAGCCGAGCAGCTCTCGATCCGCGAACTGCTGCATCACGACGACATCGAGATCGTGACGACCGACACCGGCGCCGGCGCGCTCTCGACGCTGCGTGAGGCGCCCTGCGACTGCGTGGTGCTCGACCTGCGCCTGCCCGACATGAGCGGCTTCGAGGTACTGGACCAGATCCGCAACGACGATGCACTCTCCAACATTCCGGTGGTGGTGTTCACCGGCCGCGAGCTTTCGGCAGAGGAGGATGCGGAGCTCCACACCATGGCGCGCAGCATCGTGGTCAAGGGCGTGGAATCGCCAGAGCGTCTGCTCGATGAGACCGCATTGTTCCTGCACCGCGTGATCACGGAACTGCCGGTCGAGAAGCAGCGCATGCTGGAGAAGCTGAACAGTTCTGACGAGGACCTGATCGGCAAGACCGCGCTGCTCGTCGACGACGACGCCCGCAACATCTTCGCGCTCTCGAGCGTGCTGGAGCGGCGCGGCATGAAGGTGTTGACGGCGACCACCGGCAGGGAAGCGGTGACGCTGGTGGAATCCAATCCGGACATCGCCATCGTGCTGATGGATATCATGATGCCGCAGATGGATGGGTATCAGACCATCGGCGTCATCCGGGAGAATCCGGCCTACTTGCGCCTGCCGATCATCGCGCTGACCGCAAAGGCGATGAAGGGCGACCGCGAAAAATGCCTGGAAGCCGGCGCGTCCGACTACCTCGCCAAACCCGTCAACACCGACCAATTGCTGCTTGCAATCCGCATGTGGCTGCATCGCTGAGCGGGACCCCCGAATGGACCACGAAAAGGTCAACATCCTCCTCGTCGACGACCAGCCGGCCAAGCTGCTCGCCTATGAGGTGATCTTGAAAGAACTCGGCGAGAACCTCGTGATCGCCTCGTCGGGCCGCGAGGCGCTGGAAGTGCTGCTGAAGACCGAGATCGCCGTGATCCTGGTCGACGTCTGCATGCCCGACCTCGATGGTTTCGAGCTCGCCGCGATGATCCGGGAGCATCCGCGTTTCCAGAAGACCGCGATGATCTTCATCTCGGCCATTCAGGTGAGTGATATCGATCGCCTCCGCGGCTACGAGATGGGCGCGGTCGACTACGTTCCGGTGCCGGTCGTGCCGGAGGTCCTGCGCGCCAAGATCAAGGTGTTTTCCGAGCTCTACCGCAAGACGCGCGAGCTCGAACGGCTGAACCAGGAGCTTGAGGATCGCGTTCGCGCGCGCACCGCCGAGTTGGAGAACTCCACTGCAAAGCTACGCGAGAGCGAACAACGGCGCAGTATGGCGATCGCCGCCGGCAAGATGGGATCATGGGACTGGGACTGGATCAACGGCGATTGGATGTGGGACGAAGGCCAGTACCGCATCTTCGGCGTGACGCCGGAGACCTTCAACGTCGGCTCGGCAAACATCCAGGCTTTGCTGCACCCCGATGACGTCGACCAGTTCCGCAAGGCGATCGCCGCGTTCAATACAGGCGCGCGCGCCTATGAGGGAGAGTTCCGCGTCAGCCGGCCCGACGGCGAAGTGCGCTGGTGCGTCGGGACCGCGGCGGCAACGGTGGACGAGAGCGGCCGCGTGGTACGGGTGAGCGGCGTCACCGTCGACATCACCGAACGCAAGCGCGCCGAGGAGCGTCAGAACCTGTTGGCGCGGGAAGTCGATCACCGCGCCAAGAATGCGCTCGCACTGGCGCAATCGATTGTTCGCCTCACCCGCGCCGACGAGGTCAAGGCTTATGTCAACGCCGTCGAGGGGCGCATCAACGCGCTGGCGCGGGTTCACACCATCCTGTCGCTGTCGAGCTGGCAGGGCGCCGAATTGTCGAAGCTGATCGAGGAAGAGCTTGCGCCCTACTCGCTCGGCGGCCAGATCAGGCTCGCGGGTCCCGAGGTGCAGCTCGTGCCTGCAACCGCCCAGACGCTGGCGCTGGCGCTGCACGAGCTCTTCACCAACTCGGCGAAGTATGGCGCACTCTCGACGCGATCGGGCCGCCTCACGATCGGCTGGCAGGTCGAGAACGACACGCTTGCGGTGACGTGGGAGGAGTCCGGCGGCCCGCTGGTAAGGCCTCCGAAGTCGCGCGGCTTCGGCACACGTAGCCTGCTGGCGAGCGTCGAATCCCAGCTCGGCGGACAGGCGCAGTTCGATTGGCGAGCCGAGGGCCTGTTGTGCCGCCTGGAGGTGCCGTTGACACGTAAGATTGCGGCGCCCTCCGCACCCGGCAAATTTGACGCCGCCACCTCAGCCGAGTTGCAGCGCGCGTCGGGCTAGCCGGATGCCGCTATCCTCATTCGCCGCAGCGATCGTGATTCCTCGGCGACGCGTCCTTCGAGCCAGGCTTCCGTTTGAGCGAGATCGCGTAGCGCCCTCGCGTAACGACGAGCCGCACTCCGCTCCGCGCCGCGCGGCAGTTTGCGCGCCTTGCGCAACATATCCGCGGCCGCGTTGCGGTAGGCCAGCGAGCGGTAAAGAAAGACGACCTTTCCCATATCGAATGTTCCCGTGTTGGTGGTCTTCATCCTCGCAAGCCCGGCATGAACGCCGGATGAAGCCTGCCGTGAAAATTCGTTCTTGCACGCGGAACCCGCGATCATCAGCCGCGTTTCCCTGCAAATCGTGGGGTGGTTCCCATGCGTACGAAGAAGCCGTCCGGCCTTATGTCTCGGGCAGGCGCCATCCGAGTGATGACACATGCGATGATGGGCGCGGCACTGGGCCTCATCTTCAGCTTGGCCCTCGCAGTCACCAACCCTGCCGTCGCTGCGCTGATCCACAATGGCGGAAATCAGGCCGTGGTCGTCTTCGTCAGCACGCTGGTGACGACATTCGCGATCGGGGCGACGCTCACCGGAGTCGTGTTCATGCTCGCTGAGGACAAGGAATTTTGAAGCGCGCGTGAAGGCGGCGCGCGCTTTTGGGTGGAACTCCCGCCGTGAACGGCCGTTGGCTGCCTGCGTCAATTCAACTCAGGGAGTTCCCGTATATGAAGACGACCAAGCTCGCCCTCGCCGTGATGTTGGCAACCGGCCTCGCAGCCGCCCCGTTCGCTGCGCAGGCCAAGTCGCATAAGGCCAAACATGAATCGTCAACTTCGTCGTCGCAGACGACGGGTGCCAACACCAAGTCCAAGGGCAGTGACCCCTCCGGCCAAGGCGGTTCTGGTCCCGGCTCCGATCAGGGCGGTACCATGACGAACAAGGGCACGACCAATACCAAGTGAGTGCCGCAGACAAGTCGATCACAAAGCCCCGCGGTAACGCGGGGCTTTTCCGTTCAGCGGTCCGCTGGGGTGCGCGCCGTCACACCCGAAGCTGCGCAAGATGCGCGCGGCTTTAGCTGCGTCGATTGCCGACTTTCTTCTCGGGACGAAGACTCACACAGTCGCGGCCATCCGGCAGGACATCGCCGCCGCCGGCCGCCTTCCATTCGGCGATCAGCAGGTTGAGCTTCCGCCGCAAGCTCATCTGCGAAAGCGCCTGCTCGGTGCAGTCGCTATCATGATTGATCCGGTCACGCACGGACACCTCGACATCGGCCATTTCCAGCCTCAAGGCACTGATTTTCTGCCGGATTTCATTAATTCTGTGTCCATGGCTTGTTAGAACAAAATAAGAACATATAGTCAAGTCACGATTTCAGGATGGAGAGGCGAGATGCAGGTTAAGGCTAGATACGACGCCCGAGTTTTGCTCGCGGAGCAGATGACACGGGCGCAGGGGCTCAAGCTGAAGCGGCTGAGCGACGAGGCTTACCAGCCTGCACAATTCGCGCGGGATCTCTCGTTCACCGAAGCGGCCCGGCGCATCCAGGTGCTGGAGGCGGAGATCGAGCTGGCGAATTCGTTCTAAAGCGCGATGAGATGAGGATGAGTCATCATCGCGCTTTAGGTTTTTGTTTGAGCATGATCTTTTCGGAAAACCGCTTCGCACTTTTCCGGATCATGCTTTAAGGGGCGGGGCTCGCGCGTCCGGAACGTTGCGCGCGCTGTCGGAACCATGCCTGCGATGAACGGTTCTTCCTCCGCCAAGGGAGGACATTCATGGCACGCAAGGCAAAGAAGCGCCGCTACTCGCGCAGCTCCGGCAGCGATGTCGAAAGCGAGATGCGGCGCTACAAAAAGGGGACCGCGAAGAGCGGACGTGGCGGTCGTGGCGGACGCGTGAAGAACCGCAAGCAGGCGATCGCGATCGGCCTGTCGGAGGCGCGCAAGAAGGGCAAGAAGGTCCCGAAGAAGGCGTCGAAGCGGAAGACGGCCAAGAAAAAGACGTCCAAAAAGACATCCAAAAAAACATCGAAGAAAACGTCGAAGCGCAAATCCGCCAAGCGGTCGCGCTGACCGGTGTCAGATCATGCTGCCCGGCATGAAGCAGCGGATCGAGATTCCGAACGCTGTCTTGACGGGCCAAACCATGGTGCGGCCGGCCCGGTTCGGCTCGGTGATGACAGCTTCGTCGGGCACCTCGACCCACTGCCCATCGAGCCATACGCGATAGTGCCCGTTGCGCGACTCCCAGTCGGGATCGGCTACGGCAAAACCGTCCGCGTCCGAGCAGCACGGACCGAGATGGCTGCGCAGGCTGTCGAACCACGGCTTGAGCGGGGAATCAGCGTAGCGGCCGTCGTCGCGACCCAAGGCGCTTCCGGTCGATAGCAGACTTCCGGTCGACAGCACGAAGGGCGCGACGAGCAGCGCACTCCTCAGAGAGAGCTTCAATCGACCCATCGTCGGCACCGATCAAATGCGAACCGTCGGCCAGTTCCACAAAGCGGCCGGACGTTCGAAGTTCCACTCTTGCAACCCGTCGCGGCGCCGTCATTGCCGCCGAGTACATGCGAGTCCAAAGTGTGATGAGCGAACGCGGCTTTTTCGGACGAACCTGTCATCAATCCTGCCGTTAACGAGAATGTTATCGGCAGCCTGTGGGAATCTCGCATGCCAATAGGAAAAGGCGGCCCCGAAGGCCGCCTTTTTGGATTTGCGCTGGCAGACTTACGACTTACGCGAGCGGCACTGCGACGAACCGGATCGCCTCCGCGCTCTTCACCTGCAGCAGCACGCTGTTCTTGCCGGACGATCTGGCCTGCGCCAGCTCGGAGCGGACGTCGCCGACATTGGCGACGGCCTTGCCGCCGACATTGAGGATGACGTCGCCGGTCTGGATGCCGCGCTGTGCGGCCGGTCCCTGCGGATCGACCTCGGTGACCACGACGCCCTTCTGGCCGGCACCCTGCACATCACCGGCCGGCGCCAAGCTGAGCCCGAGGCGCGGCGTATCGGCGCTCTGCTGCGCCTTCCCGTCATCGCCCTTACCGTTTCCTTGAGCCTGCCGCTCGTTCGGCAGCTCGCCGAGCGCGAGCGTCACCGTCTTGCTCTCGCCCTTGTGGAAGACGTCGAGCTTCACCGAGCTGCCCGGCGCCAACGTGGCGATGGTGCGGGCGAGATCGCGGGAATCCTTGACCGCGGTACCGTTGACGGCGGTGATGACGTCGCCGGCCTCAATGCCGGCCTTCGTCGCCGGGCTGCCGTCCTGCGGATTGTCGACGATCGCGCCCCGCGCCTCCTTCAGGCCGAGGCTATCGGCGATCTCCGCCGTTACGGGCTGCACTTGAACACCGAGCCAGCCGCGGGTTACCGCACCCTTGTCCTTCAACTGCGCGATGACGAGCTTTGCGGTCGAGGCCGGGATGTCGAAGCCGATGCCGACCGAGCCGCCGGAGGGCGAGAAGATCGCGGTGTTCACGCCAATCACGTTGCCGGTCATGTCGAAAGCCGGACCGCCGGAATTACCCTTGTTGATCGGTGCGTCGATCTGGATGAAGTCGTCATAGGGACCGTTGCCGATGTCGCGGCCGCTGGCCGAGACGATGCCGGCAGTGACGGTGCCGCCGAGGCCGAAGGGATTGCCGACAGCGACCACCCAGTCGCCGATCCGCGGCTTCTGGTCGGAGAATTTGACGAACGGGAAGTCCTTCTTGCCCTCGACCTTGATCAGCGCGAGATCGGTCTTCGGATCGGCCCCGACCACCTTCGCGGTGTAGACCGCGCCGTCATCCATCGTGACCTGCACGGACTGCGCGTGGTCGACGACATGGTTGTTGGTCACGGCGTAACCGTCAGCGGAGATAAAGAAGCCGGAGCCCTCGCCCGTGATCACCTGGTGACGCTGGCGCGGCATGCCGTTCATGCCGTTGGGAGAGCGAGAACCGAACTGCCGTGAGAACTGGTCGAACGGCAAGTCCTCGTCGGAGTCCATCCGGTTCTGTTGCAGCATCGCACTCTTGTCGTTGTCCTGGTCGATCTTCACCCGCACCGAGATGACGGCGGGTTTGACCTTGGCAACGAGATCGCCGAAGCCCGGCGGCGTCGCGACCGTTTCCGCGGCCTGAGCCGGCGCGATGAAGGAGGTCACACCGAGCCGCGAAGAACCGGGAGAGCTAGCCAGCACCGCCACGCCAAGCGCGGCCACGGTGCCGAGCAGCGCGAGCCGGCGCGGCCTCAGAATCTTGCGGGACGTGGTGGTGTCGGAGTTGACGCGGTCGTTCATGTCAAACTGTCCATGTTGGGTAAGGTGTCGCCTTACACGCAACATGGGCGTTGCCACCTTACGGCGTCCCGTCCACGCGATTAAATCTTGGCAAAGAATGTGCGACCGGAGGGCCGCGGGCCAAATCATGCGCGCTTGATACAGCTCAACGCGCGGCGCAGTATCCGTGGAATATTAACGGCCACAAGATGACAACCGTCGGAGGCTCGCCATGTTCAAAGACATTCTCGTCCACGTTCCGACCGAGCGGCCGATGCGGGGAGTAATCGACGGCTCGATTTCGCTGGCCTCAAACCTCCACGCCCATCTCGACGCCGTCGCGGTCGGCTATGCCGCAACCGGAACGGCCTATGTGATGGACGGCGGCGCCGCGGGGGCGGCGGTGTTCGAGACGGAGCGCGAACGCGCGGTCGAGCGGGCCGAAACGACACTCGCGGTGTTCGAGAGCGAAGCAAAGAACGCCAGCATC
Coding sequences:
- a CDS encoding HWE histidine kinase domain-containing protein, whose translation is MDHEKVNILLVDDQPAKLLAYEVILKELGENLVIASSGREALEVLLKTEIAVILVDVCMPDLDGFELAAMIREHPRFQKTAMIFISAIQVSDIDRLRGYEMGAVDYVPVPVVPEVLRAKIKVFSELYRKTRELERLNQELEDRVRARTAELENSTAKLRESEQRRSMAIAAGKMGSWDWDWINGDWMWDEGQYRIFGVTPETFNVGSANIQALLHPDDVDQFRKAIAAFNTGARAYEGEFRVSRPDGEVRWCVGTAAATVDESGRVVRVSGVTVDITERKRAEERQNLLAREVDHRAKNALALAQSIVRLTRADEVKAYVNAVEGRINALARVHTILSLSSWQGAELSKLIEEELAPYSLGGQIRLAGPEVQLVPATAQTLALALHELFTNSAKYGALSTRSGRLTIGWQVENDTLAVTWEESGGPLVRPPKSRGFGTRSLLASVESQLGGQAQFDWRAEGLLCRLEVPLTRKIAAPSAPGKFDAATSAELQRASG
- a CDS encoding DUF3072 domain-containing protein codes for the protein MQVKARYDARVLLAEQMTRAQGLKLKRLSDEAYQPAQFARDLSFTEAARRIQVLEAEIELANSF
- a CDS encoding DUF6496 domain-containing protein encodes the protein MARKAKKRRYSRSSGSDVESEMRRYKKGTAKSGRGGRGGRVKNRKQAIAIGLSEARKKGKKVPKKASKRKTAKKKTSKKTSKKTSKKTSKRKSAKRSR
- a CDS encoding Do family serine endopeptidase, which produces MNDRVNSDTTTSRKILRPRRLALLGTVAALGVAVLASSPGSSRLGVTSFIAPAQAAETVATPPGFGDLVAKVKPAVISVRVKIDQDNDKSAMLQQNRMDSDEDLPFDQFSRQFGSRSPNGMNGMPRQRHQVITGEGSGFFISADGYAVTNNHVVDHAQSVQVTMDDGAVYTAKVVGADPKTDLALIKVEGKKDFPFVKFSDQKPRIGDWVVAVGNPFGLGGTVTAGIVSASGRDIGNGPYDDFIQIDAPINKGNSGGPAFDMTGNVIGVNTAIFSPSGGSVGIGFDIPASTAKLVIAQLKDKGAVTRGWLGVQVQPVTAEIADSLGLKEARGAIVDNPQDGSPATKAGIEAGDVITAVNGTAVKDSRDLARTIATLAPGSSVKLDVFHKGESKTVTLALGELPNERQAQGNGKGDDGKAQQSADTPRLGLSLAPAGDVQGAGQKGVVVTEVDPQGPAAQRGIQTGDVILNVGGKAVANVGDVRSELAQARSSGKNSVLLQVKSAEAIRFVAVPLA